A stretch of Mastomys coucha isolate ucsf_1 unplaced genomic scaffold, UCSF_Mcou_1 pScaffold1, whole genome shotgun sequence DNA encodes these proteins:
- the LOC116096669 gene encoding uncharacterized protein DKFZp434B061-like, with translation MHGRRLLSTYFFRRSWSLCRRAPGTPRGKAWGALSAGTERHPHTPSRDWPAAQSLRADTSGQPLPRSSRLLFPALGKKSGQRGAGTKDPAVHGEQGLRATPYLTPGSNALAGRLRVPTRRPRGVLARGAPNRSPHLAPDSGRNHVYGPRWPPLSSGGSSFLAVRWARSRGPPSPQRGGARRSPPRRRKVPDHRARPVPTPQTPRASRQPQERGAPRCPCLLGQRDAPHNHHLPTPPSPSRGARVQRVTWVISEEMAKFISGAPTGCRRKALEGARGDRAGGCGRKEITGVLAGTRSPPRHAQHL, from the coding sequence atgcacgGACGAAGACTGCTCTCCACCTATTTCTTTCGGAGATCTTGGAGCCTGTGTCGCCGCGCGCCGGGGACCCCGCGCGGCAAGGCCTGGGGCGCGCTCTCGGCGGGTACCGAGAGGCACCCGCACACCCCCAGCCGCGATTGGCCGGCGGCGCAGTCACTCAGAGCTGACACGTCAGGGCAGCCGCTCCCTCGCTCCTCCCGCCTCCTTTTCCCCGCGCTTGGCAAGAAAAGCGGGCAACGTGGAGCTGGAACAAAGGACCCCGCGGTCCACGGCGAGCAGGGACTCCGTGCCACCCCATACCTAACCCCAGGAAGCAATGCGCTCGCAGGGCGACTCCGTGTCCCCACGCGCCGTCCGCGGGGAGTCTTAGCACGCGGAGCCCCGAACCGCAGCCCGCACCTCGCTCCTGACAGCGGGAGAAACCACGTCTACGGTCCGCGGTGGCCGCCGCTCTCATCCGGGGGGTCGTCCTTCCTAGCCGTCCGCTGGGCCAGGTCCCGGGGACCTCCGTCACCCCAGCGCGGAGGAGCCAGACGGTCCCCGCCCCGGCGGAGGAAGGTCCCGGACCACCGCGCTCGTCCcgtccccaccccccaaaccccCCGCGCCAGCCGGCAACCGCAGGAGCGCGGAGCCCCGCGATGCCCGTGTCTCCTGGGGCAGCGGGACGCTCCGCACAACCACCATCTtcccaccccgccctctccctccCGCGGCGCCCGCGTACAGCGCGTTACCTGGGTCATCTCTGAAGAGATGGCGAAATTCATCTCCGGAGCTCCGACGGGCTGTAGGCGGAAGGCGCTGGAAGGGGCGCGGGGCGACCGGGCGGGAGGCTGCGGGCGGAAGGAGATCACCGGGGTCCTCGCAGGAACTCGCTCGCCGCCACGACACGCCCAACACCTCTGA